A single region of the Geobacillus subterraneus genome encodes:
- a CDS encoding FAD-dependent oxidoreductase encodes MRRYEVIVIGSGLAGLACAWELVRRRHRVLVLERDGAVADDISSCAGAFVDHYRRPRAMDQGERGSDSFPSLCRRQHNRLAA; translated from the coding sequence ATGAGACGGTACGAAGTGATTGTTATCGGCTCTGGACTGGCCGGTCTTGCCTGCGCCTGGGAGCTCGTCCGCCGCCGCCATCGCGTGCTTGTGCTTGAACGCGACGGAGCAGTCGCGGACGACATTTCGTCATGTGCCGGGGCGTTTGTCGATCATTATCGGCGACCCAGAGCGATGGATCAAGGCGAGCGGGGAAGCGATTCTTTCCCAAGTCTATGCAGACGCCAGCACAATCGGCTTGCCGCTTAG
- a CDS encoding FAD-dependent oxidoreductase — MPGRLSIIIGDPERWIKASGEAILSQVYADASTIGLPLSGHIRQSRIISHPEDFHSLAPGYDHLRPRQQTDVPGLTLAGDYTRQPYFATMEGAVLSGQRAAAVVARRFGGG, encoded by the coding sequence GTGCCGGGGCGTTTGTCGATCATTATCGGCGACCCAGAGCGATGGATCAAGGCGAGCGGGGAAGCGATTCTTTCCCAAGTCTATGCAGACGCCAGCACAATCGGCTTGCCGCTTAGCGGACATATAAGGCAAAGCCGGATCATTTCCCACCCGGAAGATTTTCATTCGCTCGCTCCCGGCTATGACCACTTGCGCCCGAGGCAGCAAACCGATGTACCCGGTTTGACGCTAGCGGGAGACTATACGCGCCAGCCATACTTTGCGACGATGGAAGGGGCGGTCTTGTCCGGACAGCGGGCGGCAGCAGTCGTCGCCCGCCGCTTCGGCGGAGGATGA
- the nsrR gene encoding nitric oxide-sensing transcriptional repressor NsrR, with the protein MQLTNYTEYALRVLLFLGTLEEGEKTNIKEISTAFSLSEHHLSKIVHELGKLGYIETIRGRNGGIRLAKRPEEIVIGAVVRETEDNLSLVECFAAHGNECVLTPACRLRFALREALEAFLRVLDAYTLADLLENRTSLRILLGERRNR; encoded by the coding sequence ATGCAGTTAACCAACTACACGGAATACGCGTTGCGCGTCCTCTTGTTTTTAGGGACGCTTGAGGAAGGAGAAAAAACGAACATTAAGGAAATTTCCACTGCGTTTTCGCTGTCTGAGCATCATTTAAGCAAAATTGTCCATGAGCTCGGCAAGCTTGGCTACATCGAAACGATCCGCGGGCGCAACGGCGGAATCCGCCTAGCAAAACGGCCTGAGGAGATCGTCATCGGGGCGGTCGTCCGTGAGACGGAAGACAATTTGTCGCTTGTCGAGTGCTTTGCCGCCCACGGCAATGAGTGCGTCTTGACGCCTGCCTGCCGCCTTCGTTTCGCCCTTCGCGAAGCGCTAGAGGCGTTTTTGCGCGTGCTCGATGCGTATACGCTTGCCGATTTGCTGGAAAACCGGACGTCGCTCCGCATTTTGCTTGGGGAGCGGCGCAATCGATAA